In Solanum lycopersicum chromosome 5, SLM_r2.1, the following are encoded in one genomic region:
- the GP1 gene encoding polygalacturonase-1 non-catalytic subunit beta precursor: MHTKIHLPPCILLLLLFSLPSFNVVVGGDGESGNPFTPKGYLIRYWKKQISNDLPKPWFLLNKASPLNAAQYATYTKLVADQNALTTQLHTFCSSANLMCAPDLSPSLEKHSGDIHFATYSDKNFTNYGTNEPGIGVNTFKNYSEGENIPVNSFRRYGRGSPRDNKFDNYASDGNVIDQSFNSYSTSTAGGSGKFTNYAANANDPNLHFTSYSDQGTGGVQKFTIYSQEANAGDQYFKSYGKNGNGANGEFVSYGNDTNVIGSTFTNYGQTANGGDQKFTSYGFNGNVPENHFTNYGAGGNGPSETFNSYRDQSNVGDDTFTTYVKDANGGEANFTNYGQSFNEGTDVFTTYGKGGNDPHINFKTYGVNNTFKDYVKDTATFSNYHNKTSQVLASLMEVNGGKKVNNRWVEPGKFFREKMLKSGTIMPMPDIKDKMPKRSFLPRVIASKLPFSTSKIAELKKIFHAGDESQVEKMIGDALSECERAPSAGETKRCVNSAEDMIDFATSVLGRNVVVRTTEDTKGSNGNIMIGSVKGINGGKVTKSVSCHQTLYPYLLYYCHSVPKVRVYEADILDPNSKVKINHGVAICHVDTSSWGPSHGAFVALGSGPGKIEVCHWIFENDMTWAIAD, from the exons ATGCACACTAAAATTCATCTTCCTCCCTGCATCTTACTTCTTCTTCTGTTCTCACTACCATCTTTCAAT GTTGTTGTAGGTGGAGATGGTGAATCTGGTAACCCATTTACACCCAAAGGTTATCTGATTAGGTACTGGAAGAAACAAATCTCAAATGACTTACCAAAGCCATGGTTTCTTCTGAACAAGGCATCTCCATTGAATGCTGCACAATATGCAACTTACACTAAACTTGTTGCTGATCAAAATGCACTCACCACACAGCTCCATACCTTTTGCTCTTCAGCAAATCTCATGTGTGCACCAGATCTGTCACCAAGTCTTGAAAAACACAGTGGAGATATCCATTTTGCCACTTACAGTGACAAAAACTTTACCAATTATGGAACCAATGAACCTGGAATTGGAGTTAACACTTTCAAGAACTACTCTGAAGGAGAAAACATCCCTGTAAATTCTTTCAGGCGATATGGTAGAGGTTCTCCCCGTGACAATAAATTTGACAATTACGCCTCTGATGGCAATGTTATTGACCAAAGTTTCAATTCCTATAGCACAAGTACTGCTGGAGGTTCAGGCAAATTCACAAATTACGCGGCGAATGCCAATGACCCCAATCTGCATTTCACTTCCTATTCCGATCAAGGAACAGGAGGTGTACAGAAATTCACAATATACTCACAAGAAGCCAATGCTGGTGACCAGTATTTCAAAAGTTACGGCAAAAATGGGAATGGTGCTAATGGTGAATTCGTCAGCTATGGAAATGACACAAATGTTATCGGCTCAACATTTACAAATTATGGTCAGACAGCAAATGGGGGAGACCAAAAATTCACATCTTATGGTTTCAACGGCAATGTTCCTGAAAATCATTTCACCAACTATGGTGCTGGAGGTAATGGTCCATCTGAAACTTTTAATAGTTACAGAGATCAATCGAATGTTGGAGATGACACATTCACTACCTATGTTAAGGATGCAAATGGCGGTGAAGCGAATTTCACCAACTATGGTCAATCATTCAATGAAGGTACTGATGTATTCACTACTTACGGCAAAGGGGGTAATGACCCACATATCAATTTCAAAACTTACGGAGTTAACAACACTTTCAAAGATTATGTCAAAGATACTGCTACATTTTCCAATTACCACAACAAAACTTCCCAAGTTTTAGCATCGTTGATGGAGGTCAACGGTGGTAAAAAGGTGAATAACCGGTGGGTTGAGCCCGGAAAGTTTTTCCGGGAGAAGATGTTGAAGAGTGGTACAATCATGCCTATGCCAGATATAAAGGATAAGATGCCTAAAAGGTCCTTTTTGCCCCGGGTGATTGCTTCCAAATTACCATTTTCTACTTCAAAAATTGCTGAGCTGAAGAAAATCTTCCACGCCGGTGATGAGTCTCAGGTGGAGAAGATGATCGGCGATGCATTGAGTGAGTGTGAAAGAGCACCGAGCGCCGGTGAGACGAAACGATGTGTTAATTCAGCTGAAGATATGATTGATTTCGCAACATCAGTGTTGGGTCGAAACGTCGTCGTTCGAACGACTGAGGATACAAAAGGATCAAATGGGAATATCATGATTGGATCAGTCAAAGGAATCAACGGTGGAAAAGTTACTAAATCAGTATCATGTCATCAAACGCTGTACCCTTACTTACTGTATTACTGTCATTCGGTTCCTAAAGTCCGGGTCTACGAAGCGGATATTTTGGACCCGAATTCAAAGGTTAAGATCAATCATGGTGTCGCGATTTGCCACGTGGATACATCTTCATGGGGACCGAGTCACGGAGCGTTTGTCGCACTCGGGTCGGGACCCGGGAAAATAGAAGTTTGTCATTGGATCTTTGAGAATGATATGACTTGGGCAATTGctgattga